A genomic region of Denticeps clupeoides chromosome 9, fDenClu1.1, whole genome shotgun sequence contains the following coding sequences:
- the LOC114796917 gene encoding uncharacterized protein K02A2.6-like, with amino-acid sequence MVERAESSGAARMENSLGLRPPANLCLDSNNLAKSWKTWKEEFMLYKDLTLADAGENVRLKVFSYLIGETGRELCETLIPSSSPDRTVDRLIRALEEHCSPKVNETVERATELSRENSRTIEGRVTEEVLAVKHAVRKDDETVNTVTEDKRRPPSKLFAAMLLGKEQVKFQLDCGASCNIIPVNLLNPSTQIEKTEKVLVMYNRSTLQPLGKCKVKLRNPRNKKLYRVEFMVVDEGSAVPLLGSRAVQAMNLVKVQYENIMAVDSIVTEETVKVEMWSMDNIKKTYADVFQGDGCLEGVYRMEVDSHITPVKLPKRRVPVAMMAPLKAELSDLHQRGIITPVDCSTEWISSLVIVRKPSGNLRICIDPRPLNRALKRCHFPLPTIDDILPDLSRAKVFTVCDVKNGFWHVTLDEESSYLTTFATPYGRYRWLRMPMGISPAPEVFQRKLSQALEGLQGIYVIADDILITGEGETWEKANQDHDDKLRALLNRCREKSIKLNVEKFQLRRSEVPYIGHLLTADGLRVDPEKVRVVRDMPRPVDVKGVQRFLGMINYLSKFCDHLSDGCEILRQLTHKDSMWEWTDVQEQAFTKLKDAITKAPILKYYNPEETLTLQCDASETGLGAALLQMGVPIAYGSRALTPTERGYAQIEKECLAIVYGMEKFHQYTYGRKVTVHSDHKPLENIIRKPLLNTPKRLQRMLLRLQRYDIEVTYIPGKDMLLADTLSRSYLPEHASGDSVEMEIESINMVHHIHIAEERFKAIREETSRDRKLQSLIKVIQDGWPMSKKDLPRDIAHYHSFQEELSTQSGVVFRGERVVIPDNLRGDIVQRIHSSHLGIEGCLRRARECVYWLGMNDQIKTFVEKCDICRSMDVKQPKETLWSHELPSNPWSKVGTDIFTLDNRSYLITVDYLSNFWELDYLPDTKSTTVIQKLKAHFARHGIPDVVVSDNGPQYASEDFKKFSRQWEFKHKTSSPGYPQSNGMAESAVKTAKRLLKKAKADGKDPYLSMLDQRNTPSQGIKASPAQRLFSRRTRTLMPMHDNLLHPKVVHTQQGQIENRKRQAAYYNRHAKDLGALQQGDRVRIQPGEHTKAWTKATVVKPVDHRSYDVQLDSGNILRRNRRHLRKDRVTTAENTKPGTGNSDPTMGANPVKYAPVVAVTKSGRKVVRPHYLKDYIQ; translated from the exons ATGGTCGAGAGAGCGGAGAGTTCAGGCGCAGCGCGGATGGAAAACTCGTTGGGACTGAGACCGCCAGCAAACCTTTGCTTGGACTCAAATAATCTGGCGAAATCATGGAAAACGTGGAAAGAAGAGTTTATGCTGTATAAAGATCTCACTTTGGCGGATGCCGGCGAAAACGTGAGACTGAAAGTTTTCAGCTATCTCATTGGGGAGACGGGAAGAGAGCTTTGCGAGACCCTAATCCCTTCCTCGTCACCGGATCGGACTGTAGACCGACTGATAAGGGCTTTGGAGGAACATTGCAGTCCCAAAGTGAACGAGACAGTGGAAAG AGCAACAGAGTTGTCAAGAGAAAACAGCAGAACAATTGAAGGACGAGTGACAGAGGAGGTGCTTGCAGTAAAGCATGCGGTGCGAAAAGATGACG AAACAGTGAACACCGTGACGGAGGATAAACGAAGACCGCCCTCGAAACTTTTTGCTGCCATGCTCCTGGGAAAAGAACAGGTGAAGTTCCAGTTAGATTGTGGAGCTAGCTGTAATATAATTCCTGTCAACCTGCTAAACCCATCCACACAAATTGAAAAGACGGAGAAAGTGCTGGTGATGTACAATAGAAGCACTCTACAGCCTCTGGGAAAATGTAAAGTCAAATTGCGAAACCCTAGAAACAAGAAATTGTACAGAGTAGAATTCATGGTTGTTGATGAGGGATCTGCAGTGCCACTATTGGGCAGCAGGGCAGTACAGGCCATGAACCTGGTGAAAGTTCAGTATGAAAACATCATGGCTGTGGATAGTATTGTCACAGAGGAGACTGTGAAAGTAGAAATGTGGAGCATGGATAATATCAAGAAAACCTATGCTGATGTGTTCCAGGGAGATGGATGTTTGGAAGGTGTGTATAGGATGGAAGTAGACTCACATATAACCCCAGTGAAACTCCCAAAGAGAAGAGTTCCAGTCGCAATGATGGCACCACTAAAAGCAGAGCTGAGTGATCTTCATCAAAGAGGGATCATCACACCAGTAGACTGTAGCACAGAATGGATCAGCAGTCTTGTAATTGTCAGGAAGCCATCAGGGAATCTCAGAATATGCATAGACCCAAGGCCACTCAACAGGGCTTTGAAAAGATGTCATTTTCCATTGCCGACAATAGATGACATTCTGCCTGATCTATCGAGAGCAAAAGTATTCACGGTGTGTGACGTAAAAAATGGATTTTGGCATGTGACTCTGGATGAGGAGTCAAGCTACTTGACCACATTTGCCACACCATATGGCAGATATAGATGGCTGAGGATGCCAATGGGCATCAGTCCCGCACCAGAGGTGTTTCAGAGAAAACTCAGTCAAGCTTTGGAAGGGTTACAAGGCATCTATGTCATTGCCGATGACATCCTGATCACAGGAGAGGGGGAAACCTGGGAAAAAGCAAACCAGGACCATGACGATAAACTAAGAGCATTGTTGAATAGATGTAGAGAAAAGAGCATCAAACTGAACGTAGAAAAGTTTCAACTGAGAAGAAGTGAGGTTCCCTACATCGGGCATTTACTTACTGCAGACGGGCTCAGAGTTGACCCTGAAAAGGTACGAGTAGTCAGGGACATGCCACGTCCAGTAGATGTCAAAGGTGTCCAAAGATTTCTGGGCATGATAAACTATCTCTCAAAGTTTTGTGATCACCTATCAGATGGCTGTGAGATTTTGAGGCAGCTAACTCATAAAGACAGTATGTGGGAATGGACAGATGTGCAGGAGCAAGCATTCACAAAGCTCAAAGACGCCATCACCAAAGCTCCAATCCTCAAATATTATAATCCAGAAGAAACACTGACACTCCAGTGTGACGCATCAGAGACTGGGTTAGGAGCTGCTTTACTGCAGATGGGGGTGCCGATTGCTTATGGAAGCAGGGCATTGACTCCAACAGAAAGGGGTTATGCCCAAATAGAAAAAGAATGCTTAGCCATTGTCTACGGGATGGAAAAGTTCCATCAGTATACGTACGGTCGGAAAGTCACTGTTCATTCTGACCATAAGCCACTGGAAAATATAATAAGGAAACCCCTGCTGAATACCCCAAAACGGCTGCAAAGAATGTTACTTAGACTGCAGAGATATGACATCGAGGTCACATACATCCCGGGGAAGGACATGTTGCTTGCTGACACACTGAGCCGCTCATACTTACCTGAACATGCATCTGGGGACTCAGTAGAAATGGAGATTGAGAGCATAAACATGGTCCATCATATACATATAGCAGAAGAAAGATTCAAAGCCATCAGAGAGGAAACAAGTAGAGACAGGAAACTGCAGTCACTCATCAAAGTAATTCAAGATGGTTGGCCAATGAGCAAGAAAGACTTACCGAGGGACATTGCACATTACCACTCCTTCCAGGAAGAACTGAGTACCCAAAGTGGAGTTGTCTTCAGAGGAGAAAGAGTAGTAATCCCTGACAATCTCAGAGGTGACATTGTTCAGCGCATTCACTCCTCACATTTGGGGATAGAGGGATGTCTAAGAAGGGCTAGAGAATGTGTTTATTGGCTGGGCATGAATGATCAGATAAAGACTTTTGTAGAAAAGTGTGACATCTGCAGGTCTATGGATGTAAAACAACCAAAGGAGACTCTGTGGTCGCATGAATTACCTAGCAACCCATGGTCTAAGGTAGGAACTGACATATTCACTTTGGACAATAGAAGCTACCTAATCACTGTCGACTACCTCTCTAATTTTTGGGAGCTGGACTATTTACCTGACACAAAATCAACCACTGTCATACAGAAACTGAAAGCTCATTTTGCGAGACATGGCATCCCTGATGTTGTTGTTTCAGATAACGGCCCACAATATGCATCAGAAGATTTCAAAAAGTTTAGTAGACAGTGGGAATTCAAACACAAAACATCATCACCTGGATACCCACAGAGCAATGGGATGGCGGAATCAGCAGTGAAGACTGCAAAAAGACTACTGAAAAAGGCAAAAGCTGATGGAAAGGACCCTTACCTCAGCATGCTGGATCAGAGAAACACACCATCACAAGGGATCAAAGCAAGCCCAGCACAGAGATTGTTCAGCAGGAGAACAAGAACTCTGATGCCCATGCACGACAACCTGTTACATCCGAAGGTAGTACACACGCAACAGGGACAGATTGAAAACAGAAAACGGCAAGCTGCATACTACAACAGACATGCAAAGGATCTAGGTGCTCTGCAACAGGGAGACAGAGTCCGTATCCAGCCAGGGGAGCATACCAAAGCTTGGACAAAAGCAACAGTTGTAAAACCCGTGGACCACAGATCTTATGATGTCCAGCTTGACTCAGGAAACATTCTGAGGAGGAACCGGCGACACCTCAGAAAAGACAGAGTCACAACTGCAGAAAACACAAAGCCGGGAACGGGAAATAGTGACCCAACGATGGGAGCAAACCCAGTCAAGTATGCTCCTGTCGTGGCTGTCACAAAGTCTGGAAGAAAAGTGGTTAGACCCCACTACCTTAAAGACTATATTCAGTAA